One genomic window of Glycine max cultivar Williams 82 chromosome 16, Glycine_max_v4.0, whole genome shotgun sequence includes the following:
- the LOC100790666 gene encoding uncharacterized protein, with protein sequence MGNCVFSSYHETTSQVSTAKVVVHDGRMQEFSYPVKVSYLLQLYPACFICDSDELGFDDVVTAVHEDEELRPGQLYFALPLTRLKRHLPPQEMAALAVVATSALAKCGRRQIVFLSAADGNAKPARRVAPDGGAAAATVFNHNVASKGKGKIGGRGRGKFTATLSSIPEQG encoded by the coding sequence ATGGGGAATTGCGTTTTCAGCTCGTACCACGAAACGACGTCGCAGGTTTCGACGGCGAAGGTTGTCGTTCACGACGGGAGGATGCAAGAATTCtcttacccagtcaaggtgtcGTATCTGCTGCAGCTCTACCCGGCGTGTTTCATATGCGACTCCGACGAGTTGGGATTCGACGACGTCGTAACGGCGGTTCACGAGGACGAGGAGTTGAGGCCCGGTCAACTCTACTTCGCGCTCCCGTTGACTCGCCTCAAGCGCCACCTCCCGCCGCAGGAGATGGCGGCCCTCGCTGTCGTCGCCACCTCCGCGCTCGCCAAATGCGGCCGGAGACAGATTGTGTTTCTCTCCGCCGCTGACGGGAATGCCAAGCCTGCCCGGCGAGTCGCGCCTGACGGTGGCGCCGCTGCCGCGACGGTTTTTAATCATAACGTGGCGAGTAAAGGGAAGGGTAAAATTGGAGGTAGGGGTAGGGGCAAGTTCACGGCTACGTTGAGTTCCATACCGGAGCAGGGGtag